In Drosophila subpulchrella strain 33 F10 #4 breed RU33 chromosome 3R, RU_Dsub_v1.1 Primary Assembly, whole genome shotgun sequence, the following are encoded in one genomic region:
- the LOC119558402 gene encoding cadherin-86C isoform X3, whose protein sequence is MASTSSSQPEKNRSHVPLCRLGTEPISGTSAAEEPSGQRECYYYTPATSPHHHLYSHHHNRLKQHHRHHHHHHHHHHDHRHQHQHHRNQQIQHHWPSRLGPIGPWLGAMTAYRLLTISLLIGILCPHHVQGADPKFDPTTRMRLVLVPADAQVNSVIYRLRATDEEFDYPLTFEFVGDASASTVKVESLPCTKYNSVCQANIVLQRRLEPGRYYDFQVSVKDTKGGMTTQLCSITATNFTTPHDLIFPHKPGIIMIPEDAKRGTELDYVIARKNPLFQKPVYLELWGSPLFAIRQKIVSSETTEGTVFLLGPLDFEKQAMYHLTILANDAYAEPGQDSRNIAGMEIVVIVQDVQDQPPVFTSAPPVTKLPPGILPGDKILQVHAEDGDKGNPREVRYGLVSENNPFTSFFDINETSGEIFLMRPLEDIAFITHVGDPVLLTVIAEEVKVGRDEPPALASTVQLAFFLPDRTNSPPYFENDHYVSRVDENAPQGTALTFVDPYVPRVYDDDTGKNGVFSLTLLNNNGTFEISPNVAERSAGFLIRVRDNSMLDYEQRHSVQFQVLAQELGPATNLSALVNVTVYINDVNDNAPVFEQPAYTVELPENMTAGTKVVQVLATDPDSGLGGKVRYTAVLGYLNTSLNLDAETGLITVSTNKHGFDREVMPEYHLYVEARDMDGEGNRAQVPLILKLIDVNDETPIFDKDLYEFILTHDLMGFTTSAVIHAEDKDATAPNNEVRYEIINGNYDNQFVLDKVTGELTVREKINLRAKKNAKTRRRRQTAGSEDEDTDIFILTARAYDLGVPVRFSTTTIRIYPPESRKRTVKFVVPGHNPDKAKTEETLSALSGGKVYIHNIRPLRPDEPGAKDIAAGNPGIKERSVVTATVIYDSSSVVDISEIQQRLSQHNNSYAIMPTDSSRTDTLTPLQTQYKAENKVLFWLLILLATLVALTILILLLCCICSWCPLYGAATSQSGWEDAMPGRRRNLQIPERSPPAGSSTMDVSSLTKT, encoded by the exons ATGGCTTCCACAAGTAGCAGTCAGCCGGAGAAGAACCGATCACATGTCCCGCTTTGCCGCCTGGGAACGGAGCCGATCAGTGGGACGAGTGCCGCTGAGGAGCCCAGTGGGCAGAGGGAATGCTACTACTACACCCCAGCTACCTCCCCGCACCACCATCTCTACAGCCACCACCACAATCGTCTGAAGCAGCACCACCGGcaccaccatcatcatcatcatcatcatcatgatCATCGGCATCAGCATCAGCATCATCGGAACCAGCAGATCCAGCACCACTGGCCATCGCGACTGGGTCCGATTGGTCCCTGGCTGGGCGCAATGACCGCCTATCGACTGCTGACAATCAGCCTCCTAATTGGCATTCTGTGTCCACATCACGTCCAGGGAGCGGACCCCAAGTTCGATCCGACCACGCGCATGCGCCTGGTTCTGGTGCCGGCGGACGCACAGGTCAACTCGGTAATCTACAGGTTGCGTGCCACCGACGAGGAGTTCGACTATCCGCTGACCTTCGAGTTCGTGGGCGATGCCAGCGCCTCCACCGTCAAGGTGGAATCGCTACCCTGCACCAAGTACAATTCGGTGTGCCAGGCGAATATCGTACTCCAGCGGCGATTGGAGCCGGGCAGGTACTATGACTTCCAGGTATCGGTGAAGGACACCAAGGGCGGAATGACCACGCAGCTCTGCTCAATTACGGCCACCAATTTCACCACGCCGCACGACCTCATCTTCCCGCACAAGCCCGGCATCATAATGATACCCGAG GATGCTAAACGCGGCACGGAATTGGATTATGTAATTGCCCGCAAGAATCCGCTGTTTCAGAAACCAGTCTACCTCGAGTTATGG GGTTCTCCACTGTTTGCCATAAGACAAAAAATCGTATCTTCCGAGACCACAGAAGGCACCGTTTTCCTCCTGGGACCACTGGACTTTGAGAAGCAAGCCATGTACCACCTAACGATACTAGCCAAT GATGCCTATGCTGAGCCTGGTCAGGATAGTCGCAATATAGCGGGAATGGAGATAGTGGTTATAGTCCAGGATGTTCAGGATCAGCCACCAGTGTTCACATCTGCTCCCCCAGTCACCAAACTGCCACCGGGAATACTGCCAGGCGATAAG ATATTACAAGTTCATGCTGAGGATGGCGACAAGGGCAATCCCCGGGAGGTTCGCTATGGATTGGTCTCCGAGAACAATCCGTTCACCTCGTTCTTCGACATCAACGAAACAAGCG GTGAGATCTTCCTGATGCGACCCCTCGAGGACATTGCCTTCATCACGCATGTGGGTGATCCGGTGCTGCTCACCGTAATTGCGGAAGAGGTTAAGGTGGGTCGTGACGAGCCGCCCGCACTGGCCTCCACGGTCCAATTGGCGTTCTTTCTGCCCGATCGCACCAATTCGCCGCCGTACTTCGAGAACGATCA CTACGTCTCGAGGGTGGACGAGAACGCCCCCCAAGGCACCGCACTGACGTTCGTTGATCCCTACGTGCCGCGGGTCTACGACGATGATACGGGCAAGAACGGCGTCTTCTCGCTGACGCTGCTCAACAACAACGGCACGTTCGAGATTAGCCCAAATGTGGCGGAACGGAGTGCGGGATTCCTGATCCGGGTGCGGGACAACTCCATGCTGGACTACGAGCAGCGGCACTCGGTGCAGTTCCAGGTACTGGCCCAGGAACTAGGGCCAGCCACCAATCTCTCCGCTCTGGTCAACGTTACGGTGTACATCAACGATGTTAACGATAATGCTCCGGTTTTCGAGCAGCCCGCCTATACGGTGGAACTGCCGGAGAACATGACGGCGGGCACTAAGGTGGTCCAAGTCCTGGCCACCGATCCGGATTCCGGTTTGGGTGGCAAGGTGCGATACACAGCCGTTCTGGGCTATCTGAATACCTCCCTGAATCTGGATGCGGAGACGGGGCTGATCACGGTCTCCACCAACAAACACGGCTTCGATCGAGAAGTCATGCCCGAATACCATCTCTACGTGGAGGCCAGGGACATGGACGGCGAGGGGAATCGGGCTCAGGTGCCATTAATACTCAAGCTAATCGATGTCAACGACGAAACGCCCATATTCGACAAGGATCTTTACGAGTTTATACTCACACACGACTTGATGGGCTTCACCACCAGTGCAGTGATCCATGCGGAGGATAAGGACGCCACTGCTCCGAATAACGAGGTGCGCTACGAGATCATCAATGGCAACTACGACAATCAGTTTGTCTTGGACAAGGTGACCGGTGAGCTGACGGTCAGGGAGAAGATCAACCTGCGAGCCAAGAAGAATGCCAAGACGAGAAGGCGTCGACAGACGGCGGGATCTGAGGATGAGGATACCGACATATTCATCCTGACAGCCAGAGCCTACGATCTGGGTGTTCCGGTGCGCTtctccaccaccaccattcGAATTTATCCTCCAGAAAGCCGCAAACGCACTGTGAAGTTTGTGGTGCCGGGACACAATCCGGACAAGGCCAAAACCGAGGAGACACTTTCGGCCCTCTCCGGTGGCAAGGTGTACATCCACAACATTCGGCCCCTGCGTCCGGATGAGCCAGGTGCCAAGGACATAGCAGCTGGGAATCCGGGCATCAAGGAGCGCAGTGTGGTGACGGCCACCGTGATTTATGACAGCTCCTCGGTGGTGGACATATCGGAGATTCAGCAGAGATTGTCCCAGCACAACAACTCCTATGCCATCATGCCGACGGACTCCTCGCGCACAGAC ACCCTAACTCCCTTGCAGACCCAGTACAAGGCCGAGAACAAGGTGCTCTTCTGGCTGCTCATCCTGCTGGCCACCCTGGTGGCCCTGACCATCCTCATCCTGCTGCTCTGCTGCATCTGCTCCTGGTGTCCACTGTACGGGGCGGCGAC GTCGCAGAGTGGATGGGAAGACGCGATGCCTGGTCGGCGGAGAAACCTCCAGATACCCGAACGAAGCCCACCCGCTGGGAGTTCCACGATGGACGTGAGCAGCTTGACGAAGACGTAG
- the LOC119558402 gene encoding cadherin-86C isoform X4, whose protein sequence is MASTSSSQPEKNRSHVPLCRLGTEPISGTSAAEEPSGQRECYYYTPATSPHHHLYSHHHNRLKQHHRHHHHHHHHHHDHRHQHQHHRNQQIQHHWPSRLGPIGPWLGAMTAYRLLTISLLIGILCPHHVQGADPKFDPTTRMRLVLVPADAQVNSVIYRLRATDEEFDYPLTFEFVGDASASTVKVESLPCTKYNSVCQANIVLQRRLEPGRYYDFQVSVKDTKGGMTTQLCSITATNFTTPHDLIFPHKPGIIMIPEDAKRGTELDYVIARKNPLFQKPVYLELWGSPLFAIRQKIVSSETTEGTVFLLGPLDFEKQAMYHLTILANDAYAEPGQDSRNIAGMEIVVIVQDVQDQPPVFTSAPPVTKLPPGILPGDKILQVHAEDGDKGNPREVRYGLVSENNPFTSFFDINETSGEIFLMRPLEDIAFITHVGDPVLLTVIAEEVKVGRDEPPALASTVQLAFFLPDRTNSPPYFENDHYVSRVDENAPQGTALTFVDPYVPRVYDDDTGKNGVFSLTLLNNNGTFEISPNVAERSAGFLIRVRDNSMLDYEQRHSVQFQVLAQELGPATNLSALVNVTVYINDVNDNAPVFEQPAYTVELPENMTAGTKVVQVLATDPDSGLGGKVRYTAVLGYLNTSLNLDAETGLITVSTNKHGFDREVMPEYHLYVEARDMDGEGNRAQVPLILKLIDVNDETPIFDKDLYEFILTHDLMGFTTSAVIHAEDKDATAPNNEVRYEIINGNYDNQFVLDKVTGELTVREKINLRAKKNAKTRRRRQTAGSEDEDTDIFILTARAYDLGVPVRFSTTTIRIYPPESRKRTVKFVVPGHNPDKAKTEETLSALSGGKVYIHNIRPLRPDEPGAKDIAAGNPGIKERSVVTATVIYDSSSVVDISEIQQRLSQHNNSYAIMPTDSSRTDTQYKAENKVLFWLLILLATLVALTILILLLCCICSWCPLYGAATSQSGWEDAMPGRRRNLQIPERSPPAGSSTMDVSSLTKT, encoded by the exons ATGGCTTCCACAAGTAGCAGTCAGCCGGAGAAGAACCGATCACATGTCCCGCTTTGCCGCCTGGGAACGGAGCCGATCAGTGGGACGAGTGCCGCTGAGGAGCCCAGTGGGCAGAGGGAATGCTACTACTACACCCCAGCTACCTCCCCGCACCACCATCTCTACAGCCACCACCACAATCGTCTGAAGCAGCACCACCGGcaccaccatcatcatcatcatcatcatcatgatCATCGGCATCAGCATCAGCATCATCGGAACCAGCAGATCCAGCACCACTGGCCATCGCGACTGGGTCCGATTGGTCCCTGGCTGGGCGCAATGACCGCCTATCGACTGCTGACAATCAGCCTCCTAATTGGCATTCTGTGTCCACATCACGTCCAGGGAGCGGACCCCAAGTTCGATCCGACCACGCGCATGCGCCTGGTTCTGGTGCCGGCGGACGCACAGGTCAACTCGGTAATCTACAGGTTGCGTGCCACCGACGAGGAGTTCGACTATCCGCTGACCTTCGAGTTCGTGGGCGATGCCAGCGCCTCCACCGTCAAGGTGGAATCGCTACCCTGCACCAAGTACAATTCGGTGTGCCAGGCGAATATCGTACTCCAGCGGCGATTGGAGCCGGGCAGGTACTATGACTTCCAGGTATCGGTGAAGGACACCAAGGGCGGAATGACCACGCAGCTCTGCTCAATTACGGCCACCAATTTCACCACGCCGCACGACCTCATCTTCCCGCACAAGCCCGGCATCATAATGATACCCGAG GATGCTAAACGCGGCACGGAATTGGATTATGTAATTGCCCGCAAGAATCCGCTGTTTCAGAAACCAGTCTACCTCGAGTTATGG GGTTCTCCACTGTTTGCCATAAGACAAAAAATCGTATCTTCCGAGACCACAGAAGGCACCGTTTTCCTCCTGGGACCACTGGACTTTGAGAAGCAAGCCATGTACCACCTAACGATACTAGCCAAT GATGCCTATGCTGAGCCTGGTCAGGATAGTCGCAATATAGCGGGAATGGAGATAGTGGTTATAGTCCAGGATGTTCAGGATCAGCCACCAGTGTTCACATCTGCTCCCCCAGTCACCAAACTGCCACCGGGAATACTGCCAGGCGATAAG ATATTACAAGTTCATGCTGAGGATGGCGACAAGGGCAATCCCCGGGAGGTTCGCTATGGATTGGTCTCCGAGAACAATCCGTTCACCTCGTTCTTCGACATCAACGAAACAAGCG GTGAGATCTTCCTGATGCGACCCCTCGAGGACATTGCCTTCATCACGCATGTGGGTGATCCGGTGCTGCTCACCGTAATTGCGGAAGAGGTTAAGGTGGGTCGTGACGAGCCGCCCGCACTGGCCTCCACGGTCCAATTGGCGTTCTTTCTGCCCGATCGCACCAATTCGCCGCCGTACTTCGAGAACGATCA CTACGTCTCGAGGGTGGACGAGAACGCCCCCCAAGGCACCGCACTGACGTTCGTTGATCCCTACGTGCCGCGGGTCTACGACGATGATACGGGCAAGAACGGCGTCTTCTCGCTGACGCTGCTCAACAACAACGGCACGTTCGAGATTAGCCCAAATGTGGCGGAACGGAGTGCGGGATTCCTGATCCGGGTGCGGGACAACTCCATGCTGGACTACGAGCAGCGGCACTCGGTGCAGTTCCAGGTACTGGCCCAGGAACTAGGGCCAGCCACCAATCTCTCCGCTCTGGTCAACGTTACGGTGTACATCAACGATGTTAACGATAATGCTCCGGTTTTCGAGCAGCCCGCCTATACGGTGGAACTGCCGGAGAACATGACGGCGGGCACTAAGGTGGTCCAAGTCCTGGCCACCGATCCGGATTCCGGTTTGGGTGGCAAGGTGCGATACACAGCCGTTCTGGGCTATCTGAATACCTCCCTGAATCTGGATGCGGAGACGGGGCTGATCACGGTCTCCACCAACAAACACGGCTTCGATCGAGAAGTCATGCCCGAATACCATCTCTACGTGGAGGCCAGGGACATGGACGGCGAGGGGAATCGGGCTCAGGTGCCATTAATACTCAAGCTAATCGATGTCAACGACGAAACGCCCATATTCGACAAGGATCTTTACGAGTTTATACTCACACACGACTTGATGGGCTTCACCACCAGTGCAGTGATCCATGCGGAGGATAAGGACGCCACTGCTCCGAATAACGAGGTGCGCTACGAGATCATCAATGGCAACTACGACAATCAGTTTGTCTTGGACAAGGTGACCGGTGAGCTGACGGTCAGGGAGAAGATCAACCTGCGAGCCAAGAAGAATGCCAAGACGAGAAGGCGTCGACAGACGGCGGGATCTGAGGATGAGGATACCGACATATTCATCCTGACAGCCAGAGCCTACGATCTGGGTGTTCCGGTGCGCTtctccaccaccaccattcGAATTTATCCTCCAGAAAGCCGCAAACGCACTGTGAAGTTTGTGGTGCCGGGACACAATCCGGACAAGGCCAAAACCGAGGAGACACTTTCGGCCCTCTCCGGTGGCAAGGTGTACATCCACAACATTCGGCCCCTGCGTCCGGATGAGCCAGGTGCCAAGGACATAGCAGCTGGGAATCCGGGCATCAAGGAGCGCAGTGTGGTGACGGCCACCGTGATTTATGACAGCTCCTCGGTGGTGGACATATCGGAGATTCAGCAGAGATTGTCCCAGCACAACAACTCCTATGCCATCATGCCGACGGACTCCTCGCGCACAGAC ACCCAGTACAAGGCCGAGAACAAGGTGCTCTTCTGGCTGCTCATCCTGCTGGCCACCCTGGTGGCCCTGACCATCCTCATCCTGCTGCTCTGCTGCATCTGCTCCTGGTGTCCACTGTACGGGGCGGCGAC GTCGCAGAGTGGATGGGAAGACGCGATGCCTGGTCGGCGGAGAAACCTCCAGATACCCGAACGAAGCCCACCCGCTGGGAGTTCCACGATGGACGTGAGCAGCTTGACGAAGACGTAG